A window of Chlorocebus sabaeus isolate Y175 chromosome 14, mChlSab1.0.hap1, whole genome shotgun sequence contains these coding sequences:
- the CYP26B1 gene encoding cytochrome P450 26B1 — translation MLFEGLELVSALATLAACLVSVTLLLAVSQQLWQLRWAATRDKSCKLPIPKGSMGFPLIGETGHWLLQGSGFQSSRREKYGNVFKTHLLGRPLIRVTGAENVRKILMGEHHLVSTEWPRSTRMLLGPNTVSNSIGDIHRNKRKVFSKIFSHEALESYLPKIQLVIQDTLRAWSSHPEAINVYQEAQKLTFRMAIRVLLGFSIPEEDLGHLFEVYQQFVENVFSLPVDLPFSGYRRGIQARQILQKGLEKAIREKLQCTQGKDYSDALDLLIESSKEHGKEMTMQELKDGTLELIFAAYATTASASTSLIMQLLKHPTVLEKLREELRAHGILHSGGCPCEGTLRLDMLSGLRYLDCVIKEVMRLFTPISGGYRTVLQTFELDGFQIPKGWSVMYSIRDTHDTAPVFKDVNVFDPDRFSQARSEDKDGRFHYLPFGGGVRTCLGKHLAKLFLKVLAVELASTSRFELATRTFPRITLVPVLHPVDGLSVKFFGLDSNQNKILPETEAMLSATV, via the exons ATGCTCTTTGAGGGCTTGGAGCTGGTGTCGGCGCTGGCCACCCTCGCCGCGTGCCTGGTGTCCGTGACGCTGCTGCTGGCCGTGTCGCAGCAGCTGTGGCAGCTGCGCTGGGCCGCCACTCGCGACAAGAGCTGCAAGCTGCCCATCCCCAAGGGATCCATGGGCTTCCCGCTCATCGGAGAGACCGGCCACTGGCTGCTGCAG GGTTCTGGCTTCCAGTCGTCGCGGAGGGAGAAGTATGGCAACGTGTTCAAGACGCACTTGTTGGGGCGGCCGCTGATACGCGTGACCGGCGCGGAGAACGTGCGCAAGATCCTCATGGGCGAGCACCACCTCGTGAGCACCGAGTGGCCTCGCAGCACGCGCATGTTGCTGGGCCCCAACACGGTGTCCAATTCCATTGGCGACATCCACCGCAACAAGCGCAAG gtcttCTCCAAGATCTTCAGCCACGAGGCCCTGGAGAGTTACCTGCCCAAGATCCAGCTGGTGATCCAGGACACACTGCGTGCCTGGAGCAGCCACCCCGAGGCCATCAACGTGTACCAGGAGGCGCAGAAGCTGACCTTCCGCATGGCCATCCGGGTGCTGCTGGGCTTCAGCATCCCCGAGGAGGACCTTGGGCACCTATTTGAGGTCTACCAGCAGTTTGTGGAGAATGTCTTCTCCCTGCCTGTTGACCTGCCCTTCAGTGGCTATCGGCGG GGCATTCAGGCTCGGCAGATCCTGCAGAAGGGGCTGGAGAAGGCCATCCGGGAGAAGCTGCAGTGCACACAGGGCAAGGACTACTCGGACGCCCTGGACCTCCTCATTGAGAGCAGCAAGGAGCACGGAAAGGAGATGACCATGCAGGAGCTGAAG GACGGGACCCTGGAGCTGATCTTTGCGGCCTATGCCACCACGGCCAGCGCCAGCACCTCACTCATCATGCAGCTGCTGAAGCACCCCACGGTGCTGGAGAAGCTGCGGGAGGAGCTGCGGGCTCATGGCATCCTGCACAGCGGTGGCTGCCCCTGTGAGGGCACACTGCGCCTGGACATGCTCAGCGGGCTGCGCTACCTGGACTGCGTCATCAAGGAAGTCATGCGCCTGTTCACGCCCATTTCCGGTGGCTACCGCACTGTGCTGCAGACCTTCGAGCTTGAT GGTTTCCAGATCCCCAAAGGCTGGAGTGTCATGTACAGCATCCGGGACACCCACGACACAGCGCCTGTGTTCAAAGACGTGAATGTGTTCGACCCCGATCGCTTCAGCCAGGCGCGGAGCGAGGACAAGGACGGCCGCTTCCATTACCTCCCATTCGGTGGCGGTGTCCGGACCTGCCTGGGCAAGCACCTGGCCAAGCTGTTCCTGAAGGTGCTGGCGGTGGAGCTGGCCAGCACCAGCCGCTTTGAGCTGGCCACGCGGACCTTCCCCCGCATCACCTTGGTCCCCGTCCTGCACCCCGTGGACGGCCTCAGCGTCAAGTTCTTTGGCCTGGACTCCAACCAGAACAAGATCCTGCCGGAGACAGAGGCCATGCTGAGCGCCACAGTCTAA